cagtggtcgagagtgtaagataggttcatcccaacccgagcataggttttttttacaaaaaagatgTTTACTGATTTTCCGAGAACACCCTTTTGAAAGAGTTGGTATGAACTATTTTACACaagcggccatggtagatgtttttattcccatctcagttaaactAAATACCGTTtagcaaaaatgtatttttatgctggaactcttttttgtGTTACAAGTGAAGAAAAGGTTGTTCCATgtggatattttttatctttgcccttGGGCAAGGTAAGGATATCCAGCAAAAacatttggatctacttatatagaaatatatagGGCTTACATTTTTTCAGCTCCCCTTGAAACTTTTTTCCCAATATTTATAAGCAAGTTCCATCCCTCTGAGATATTTGCAGAGTTCTGTACCTTGATCTACTgataaaaacagacaagcatgGACATCCTATCTTTTGAAGTTAAGCAGTTTGATGACTATCCCCCTCTgtcataaatttaacatttaaatcaatttttcataaaacttgtcaacatttaaatgcaaaagtttgtttttctataaacataaatCCCAATTGAtgcaagttttcattttttctttctttaatttcaacattttaatccTATCTTCATGACTTTTGTTCAGAATATTTGAATCTGAGACAATATTCTACCATTATTTCTACTCCATAGACAATTAATGAAAGTAACAAGCAATTTTTAATTACTGCCCACTAACTatataatctttaaaaaaaatccattgtcaaataaaaaatctattTTACTATTATATGGTGTACCGAATTGCCTCAtatccaaaaatattttgaaggcgactataaattaatttctagattttcatccccgccccCTGCTCTTTTTATTCGCCGCTTTTTagttttattgactcaaataaaagaTGTTGAACTCAGTCTTTTTTGCATACCTGTCTGGTACTGTCTGGAAGTGGTGTTTATTCGTACCTACggttcaattaaggaatgaattgcggggttgatgtcattatcggggtatgaacgcaattgggttggtcaatgtgtgtgtagtccgaaggactccacgcgtactttgaccaacccaattgcgttcatatccccgataatgacatcaaccccgcaaaaGCAGGACTAAAATTTTAATTGGTCCTTTAAATACCAACACGGTCCTGCAATGCAAATTGTGTTGCATGACCTCAAGGCCTGCAATGTCATAAAGACTTATATTAAGACTGATATTActtctcccccattcatggggagacatatcgTTTTGGTCCTGTTCTTCATTCCATCAGTCCGtatgtcacactttgtttccccTCTATAACGTAGTAGAATGCTTTGACCCAGGAGCTTCAAACTTGTTatggaggttggtcatgaccagtagataacccctattggttatgagatcagtaggtcaatggttgCCGTTACCAAcaggttaaaaaaatatttttttggtggGGACCATAAGCTGGAAGATGGTTTTCCTTCTTTTATAAGCTAAAGAATGCTTGCtaccaggaacttcatacttggtatgccagctgttcatgactagtagatgacccttattgattatGCGATCAGTAGGTCAACGTCCAAGGTTGTGATGACATAAGCTGAAAAATGTTTTCAGCTCACTCTAAAGAATGCTTGTaccaaggaacttcatacttggtatgccagttggtcatgaccagtagatgacccctattggttaTCAGATCAGTAGGTTGATGGTCAAGGTTGctgttaccttcaggtaaaatatgatttttaggcGTTGATCATAAGCTGAATAATCAGGTTTCCGCTTTATTATATCCTGAAGAATACTTGCACCAAgcaacttcatacttggtatgccagttggtcatgacttgtagatgactcttattgattttgagatcagttaAACAAGATGGTACTTCTTACATCCATTAattttaagctcgactattcgaagaataagaaaggagagctatcctagtcacccgagcgtcggggtcgacgtcggcgtaaccacttatgttaaagtttttgtaagagtttttgtaccacctcaaatattttcaaagtccattgaaatatggctttgaaacttagcacacttgttcaccatcatgcccccaacctgtacacaggaggacataactctatcaagcattttgacatgattatgcccctttttctacgtAGAATTTATGTAAAAGTTTGCGTacaacctcaaatattttcaaagtccattgacatctggctttgaaactttgcacacttgtttaccatcatgcccccaacctgtacacaggaggaggtaactttatcaagcattttaacaaaattatgcccctttttctacttaggatttacgttaaagtttgcgaaccacctcaaatattttcaaagtccattgacatctggctttgaaacttagcAGGTTTGTTCACCAttatgcccccaacctgtacacaggaggaggtaactctattatgcattttgacaaaattaagcCCCTTTtacgacttagaatttacattaaagtttgcttaccacaaatattttcaaattaaatttatgtaaatttctcaGCACATTAGATTGAAATCTAATTTAACAGTGATCcttgcatgtttcgccaaaacttttcaatccatacaccaaaaagcggcagaatagtcgagcgcgctgtctctgtgacagctcttgttaatatttatagGATCATTGATCTCATGCAGTAGATATTCACTATTGAATAGGGGTGAATAGGTCAAACAAGGTCACTATAGGTTTGTCCCAAGTTCAAAATTAccaatttcatgtccatcaacGATTATTtttcagctacgaccacacaatgggggaggcAAGCACTTTTACAATCCAACATTTTAGTTatgaatttcattatatatttttagatgCCCAAATATATGAGACCAGAAGATTGGTATGCGCTGAGAAACCTGGATCCAAATGCCAGCAGCTTGCTTTACAAGTCAATCAAACAAGAGGAAGAGATTCTTGAAAGAATTAAACTCGGACACATCCAAAATGACGAAGAGTTTGTAAAAGCTACCGAGAGTGAGACTTCATTACAAAATCCATTTTATCTGGATTTTGAGGATAACACTTCACGTCAACTGTCAGCGAATGTTTGGAATGACAGATTAGCgaattgttttggaaaaaatgtcgtAGTGAATTGTCAAGGGATTAACTCATTTCGTGAACATATATCAGTTAATAGCATTTGCCGAAATGCTTTTAACAACTattcaacaaacatttatactgatATGAACAGAAGTCATAAATGTCCTTTGAATTTGCACTTTGTATGTcagaaaaatattaacattggaCAATCGGAAAAGGACTTTCCTTCATCAAATTTTCATCATGTACATCAGGAAAGAGAAATTTTTCCACGGGAAAAGTTGGTCTTCATTTCGAACTCTTCACCCAATGTGTATGAAAATAACACGGACGATATTCCTGTGATATTCAACTTCGGTTTAGAAATTCGGCAAGATCTTGTGTTAGAATACGCCATGAGAAATAACATTAGGCATGCCACATTGCCGATATCAAAGTTTGTAATGTAAGTCACCTCTTTCATTTGAtttgataaacatgtttgtttttctttactgAAAGTAGCGCCAAAATAGACCAGATTCATTTCATAGTTACAAATATATCTATTTTCATAGTTTGGTCTAAAAATCGTTATCgtaaaaattagaaaaaaatgacccCCATCCTGAAATCAAAAAATGTCCCTTTTGCATAACTGAAAAACTTAATACGTAAATATATTGCCATGTACGCTTGTTATTgcagaatataaaaatatctttatttaaagaggaaggtttaaaaataaaaaaaataaaaaaataccccTCCACAGCATTGACATTTTATGGCATTTCTAAATTTTTCCATGCGGTTTCCTATCAGGGCGGCAATTGGGGGTATCAATCACATTCAGTGAAATATAGAAACAATTTTGCTGAGAAACTATCAGATCACAAGTTAAAAATCGTTTGAAAATTGGTGattaatggctaaaagcgtgACTagcgctttaagaaaaaatatttttttggcattttccaacagatctgttctattgtgagttatcttaatacatgtatatgattgaATTGAAGGCATAGATGTCAAattgagctgattctgagacaaaaaatacaaaagtcaaATCggtcgatctgtgagagtgcagcttttactGTTACTATAATG
The sequence above is drawn from the Mya arenaria isolate MELC-2E11 chromosome 14, ASM2691426v1 genome and encodes:
- the LOC128216559 gene encoding uncharacterized protein LOC128216559; the protein is MKIDSQPRLESNMSLLSGAKSGPSFQVYKTLVKFVRSCRNEAYDRYPLLFYEQFQTSKDRHFSYMLQKLRPRRRTSQMPKYMRPEDWYALRNLDPNASSLLYKSIKQEEEILERIKLGHIQNDEEFVKATESETSLQNPFYLDFEDNTSRQLSANVWNDRLANCFGKNVVVNCQGINSFREHISVNSICRNAFNNYSTNIYTDMNRSHKCPLNLHFVCQKNINIGQSEKDFPSSNFHHVHQEREIFPREKLVFISNSSPNVYENNTDDIPVIFNFGLEIRQDLVLEYAMRNNIRHATLPISKFVMLTNNPNRDEIVVTPVQQLEILRDVEAGIDWETAIFNNLLYPSQRLVRTSKAYQAIRKNRHADYYLPIHDLVMDTLLKAKKKKC